A portion of the Paenibacillus sp. PvR098 genome contains these proteins:
- a CDS encoding NCS2 family permease — MDRFFKLKENGTTVRTEVMAGLTTFMTMAYILAVNPNILSAFGSGATGMDWTAVFLATAIAAGVMTIAMGLFVNFPVALAPGMGLNAYFATVILASQGTFTYQMALTAVFISGIIFIILTVTRVRQMLLVAVPDSLKHAITVGIGLFITIIGLKNSGLLAVAVEAANDIPKGTYTELAFFETVFHLGNVQNANVLLCIIGIALISILMVLKVRGAILFGILLTTVAGMFMSNPDGTPVVSLASLTSGETTWVPDMSKLAFGHFDFAGILNAGIISVILTFTFVELFDTFGTLVGTANRAGLMKNKEEGNKKVGKAMMVDAIGVSGGALVGTSTVTAYVESAAGVAEGGRTGLTAVTTGVCFLLALFLAPLAALIPGSATAAALIVVGVLMMQSVREIEFQDLVYGVPAFLTVTMMPFTYNIANGISFGIVAYVLLATVAKLGGQGQYKVHWLMWILAILIIARYIFLGGH, encoded by the coding sequence ATGGATCGTTTTTTTAAGCTGAAAGAGAACGGCACCACGGTTCGCACGGAAGTCATGGCCGGCCTTACGACATTCATGACGATGGCGTATATTTTGGCCGTCAATCCGAACATACTGAGCGCATTTGGCTCGGGAGCGACCGGGATGGATTGGACCGCGGTCTTCCTCGCTACGGCGATTGCCGCAGGCGTGATGACCATTGCCATGGGCTTGTTCGTTAACTTTCCGGTAGCGCTGGCTCCGGGTATGGGGCTTAATGCTTACTTCGCTACGGTGATTCTCGCTTCACAGGGAACGTTTACGTATCAGATGGCTTTGACGGCCGTCTTCATTTCAGGGATTATTTTTATTATTTTGACCGTGACCAGGGTGCGGCAGATGCTGCTTGTTGCCGTTCCGGACAGCCTTAAGCATGCGATTACCGTAGGTATCGGATTGTTCATCACGATTATCGGACTCAAAAACAGCGGACTGCTGGCGGTTGCCGTCGAAGCCGCGAATGATATTCCAAAGGGAACGTATACGGAACTGGCGTTCTTTGAAACGGTATTTCATCTAGGCAATGTGCAGAATGCGAACGTCCTGCTTTGCATTATCGGGATTGCTCTGATTTCCATATTGATGGTTCTGAAGGTTCGCGGCGCGATTTTGTTTGGGATTTTGCTGACAACGGTAGCGGGTATGTTCATGAGCAATCCGGACGGAACTCCGGTTGTGAGCCTGGCTTCGCTGACGAGTGGCGAAACAACCTGGGTGCCGGATATGAGCAAGCTGGCATTTGGGCATTTTGATTTTGCGGGCATCCTGAATGCCGGGATCATCTCTGTTATTTTGACATTTACGTTTGTGGAATTGTTTGATACGTTCGGCACGCTGGTCGGAACGGCCAACCGCGCCGGATTAATGAAAAATAAAGAAGAAGGTAACAAAAAAGTCGGTAAAGCCATGATGGTGGATGCCATCGGCGTTAGCGGCGGCGCTTTGGTGGGTACAAGTACCGTAACGGCGTATGTCGAGAGCGCAGCCGGCGTTGCCGAGGGTGGACGTACAGGCTTGACAGCTGTTACTACGGGCGTTTGCTTCCTTTTGGCGCTGTTCCTAGCACCGCTCGCCGCACTCATTCCGGGCTCCGCAACTGCTGCGGCATTGATCGTTGTCGGTGTATTGATGATGCAGTCTGTACGCGAAATTGAGTTCCAGGACTTGGTTTACGGCGTTCCAGCATTTTTGACTGTTACGATGATGCCGTTCACGTATAACATCGCCAACGGTATTTCCTTCGGTATTGTGGCGTACGTGCTGCTCGCTACGGTTGCCAAATTGGGCGGCCAAGGGCAATATAAAGTCCATTGGCTGATGTGGATTCTGGCGATTCTGATTATCGCAAGGTATATCTTCCTCGGGGGCCATTGA
- a CDS encoding MoxR family ATPase: MTTPSVQADSPQTVLERIVYQVEKVIVGKRNVIEKMLVAMLCGGHVLLEDVPGVGKTMLVRALGRTIDSSFKRIQCTPDLLPSDLTGVSVYNQRTAEFEFRPGPLLANIVLADELNRSSPRTQAAMLEAMEEKRVTVDGTTYPLPEPFFILATQNPVDFEGTFPLPEAQLDRFLLKLHLGYPDARDEVEMLSRMEEAFPLSRIRTVVLQEEFTELQREVRTVHVDETIKQYIVGLTTATRSHPDVTLGASPRASIALMRASQAQAFLQGRRYVIPDDVKELSVLVLAHRLMLSSSALLGGRTAEAVMAGLVSAAPVPVRRHAAG, from the coding sequence ATGACGACGCCCTCTGTTCAAGCGGATTCGCCGCAAACGGTGTTGGAACGTATTGTATATCAAGTGGAGAAGGTTATTGTAGGAAAAAGGAATGTGATCGAGAAGATGCTCGTGGCGATGCTCTGCGGCGGCCACGTCCTGCTGGAGGATGTGCCGGGCGTCGGCAAAACGATGCTCGTCCGCGCGCTCGGCAGGACCATTGACAGCAGCTTCAAGCGTATTCAATGTACCCCGGATCTGCTGCCGTCCGATCTGACAGGGGTCTCGGTCTATAACCAGAGGACCGCCGAATTTGAGTTTCGTCCTGGGCCGCTTCTGGCAAACATTGTGCTGGCCGACGAGCTCAACCGTTCTTCGCCGCGGACGCAGGCGGCCATGCTGGAGGCGATGGAGGAGAAGCGGGTGACAGTCGATGGAACGACGTATCCGCTGCCGGAGCCGTTCTTTATCTTGGCGACGCAAAATCCCGTTGACTTCGAAGGCACGTTCCCGCTGCCGGAGGCGCAGCTGGACCGGTTTTTGCTGAAGCTTCATCTTGGCTATCCTGACGCTCGCGATGAGGTGGAGATGCTCAGCCGAATGGAAGAGGCGTTCCCGCTGTCCCGCATCCGTACGGTTGTTCTTCAGGAGGAATTTACAGAACTGCAAAGAGAAGTGAGGACCGTTCATGTGGATGAGACAATAAAGCAGTATATCGTGGGGCTGACGACGGCGACGAGGAGTCATCCGGACGTGACGCTTGGAGCAAGTCCGCGCGCTTCGATTGCGCTGATGCGGGCCTCCCAAGCTCAGGCGTTCCTGCAGGGCCGAAGGTACGTCATTCCTGATGATGTTAAAGAGCTGAGCGTATTGGTTCTTGCTCATCGGTTGATGTTATCCTCCTCGGCCCTTCTGGGGGGGCGTACTGCGGAAGCCGTAATGGCTGGGCTCGTCTCCGCAGCGCCAGTGCCGGTACGCAGGCACGCGGCAGGCTGA
- a CDS encoding 2-isopropylmalate synthase — MRKIHIFDTTLRDGEQAPGATLTPEQKIVIARQLAKLGVDVIEPGFPVSSPGDFAAVQQIAREVTGVEICGFARAMKEDIDAAVRAIQDAERKRLHLFISSSSIHLDFQLRKSRDQVIGIARQMVAYAKQYVDRIEFSPMDATRTGDEFLFEMIEAVIGEGATIINIPDTVGYALPEEYGAMFTRVMKNVRGGEQVQYSAHCHNDLGLAVANSLAAIRAGVTQVEVTVNGVGERAGNCSMEELVMALETRKAAIGAETSIRAEHIFDTSQMVSRAMSFPIAFNKPIVGRNAFQHEAGIHQDGLLKNRSTYEIMDPEQLGIPRSMIILGKHSGRHAIKHRVSQFGVELSEEQMENFYAAFKSLADRQKVVHDHQLLELVGHTVNQVLEPYTLVSAQLITGNAGHRVASCTIRNEATGHEAVYVGTGDGPVEAVVAGIKQGLPFEAEFADLELYSLSSGEEASGEAIVTIRAHGQTYRGIAENRDILMAAAHAYMAACNQAAREWGQRVEKPTGDSIGAMEVEITIP; from the coding sequence ATGAGAAAAATACACATTTTCGATACGACGCTGCGAGATGGAGAGCAGGCACCAGGAGCGACGCTGACACCGGAACAAAAAATTGTCATTGCCAGGCAGCTGGCCAAGCTTGGTGTGGATGTAATTGAGCCAGGATTTCCGGTTTCGAGTCCCGGGGATTTTGCAGCGGTTCAGCAAATTGCGAGAGAAGTTACCGGCGTTGAAATATGCGGCTTTGCCCGCGCGATGAAGGAAGACATTGACGCTGCGGTCCGCGCTATACAGGATGCCGAGCGTAAGCGGCTGCATCTGTTTATTTCTTCGTCAAGCATTCATCTGGACTTCCAGCTGCGCAAATCTCGGGATCAGGTCATCGGCATTGCCCGTCAAATGGTGGCTTACGCAAAGCAGTATGTGGATCGAATTGAGTTCTCTCCAATGGATGCTACGCGGACAGGAGACGAATTCCTGTTCGAGATGATTGAAGCCGTAATCGGCGAAGGGGCCACGATCATTAACATTCCGGACACGGTCGGCTATGCGCTGCCGGAGGAATATGGGGCGATGTTTACTCGGGTGATGAAGAATGTACGTGGCGGAGAACAGGTGCAATACAGCGCCCACTGTCATAACGACCTTGGCCTCGCGGTAGCGAACAGCTTGGCGGCCATTCGTGCAGGAGTTACTCAGGTGGAAGTAACCGTGAACGGCGTAGGGGAACGCGCCGGCAACTGTTCGATGGAGGAGCTGGTGATGGCGCTTGAGACCCGGAAGGCGGCTATTGGAGCGGAGACGTCGATTCGTGCGGAGCATATTTTTGACACCTCCCAAATGGTCAGCCGCGCGATGAGCTTTCCGATCGCATTCAATAAGCCGATTGTGGGACGCAACGCTTTTCAGCATGAGGCGGGTATCCACCAGGACGGACTGCTCAAAAACCGCAGCACCTACGAAATCATGGACCCTGAGCAGCTGGGCATTCCGCGCAGTATGATCATTCTGGGCAAGCACTCCGGCCGTCATGCGATCAAGCATCGGGTCAGTCAGTTTGGGGTAGAGCTGAGCGAGGAGCAGATGGAAAACTTCTATGCCGCTTTCAAGTCGCTGGCGGATCGCCAGAAGGTTGTTCATGACCATCAGCTGCTTGAGCTGGTGGGTCACACGGTGAATCAGGTACTGGAGCCGTATACGCTTGTCTCCGCACAACTGATAACGGGCAACGCAGGGCATCGGGTGGCGTCTTGTACGATCCGCAATGAGGCCACGGGCCATGAGGCGGTTTATGTGGGCACAGGTGATGGCCCGGTGGAAGCGGTCGTGGCAGGCATCAAGCAGGGACTGCCTTTTGAAGCGGAGTTTGCCGACCTGGAGTTGTACTCGCTCTCTTCAGGGGAAGAAGCAAGCGGCGAGGCGATTGTAACGATACGGGCGCACGGGCAAACCTACCGCGGCATCGCGGAGAATCGCGACATTCTTATGGCAGCGGCCCATGCGTATATGGCAGCTTGCAATCAAGCGGCCCGCGAGTGGGGGCAGCGAGTAGAGAAACCGACGGGGGATTCGATTGGAGCCATGGAAGTGGAAATCACCATACCATAA
- a CDS encoding 5-formyltetrahydrofolate cyclo-ligase, with protein sequence MNIKERKIELRSQAEAVRSAIAEEERESKSRIISDKLIERLEQLFGPSQTVRRRPTLFTYMPIKTEVDVTPVLEACWEHQWRVVVSKVMPAYKQLKLYEVRSYADLHQGTWGIREPVPRAKQLFDIRQIDIALVPGLAFDMNMGRLGYGGGFYDRFMQQYVRTGLPKPYIIAAAFEDQLVPEVPMGLFDFRINELITESRNILERSAEADV encoded by the coding sequence ATGAATATTAAAGAAAGAAAAATTGAGCTCCGCAGCCAAGCGGAAGCGGTTCGTTCCGCCATTGCAGAGGAAGAGCGGGAGAGCAAATCCCGGATCATCAGCGACAAATTGATCGAACGGTTGGAGCAGCTGTTTGGGCCCAGCCAGACGGTGAGACGACGCCCGACTCTGTTTACTTATATGCCGATCAAAACCGAGGTCGATGTCACGCCTGTGCTCGAAGCGTGCTGGGAGCACCAATGGCGTGTCGTCGTTTCTAAGGTCATGCCGGCTTACAAGCAGCTCAAGCTCTATGAGGTACGCTCATATGCGGATCTTCACCAGGGGACCTGGGGCATCCGCGAACCGGTACCCAGAGCGAAGCAGCTGTTCGACATTCGTCAGATTGATATCGCTTTAGTGCCTGGGCTTGCCTTTGATATGAATATGGGCAGACTGGGATACGGGGGCGGTTTTTACGACCGCTTCATGCAGCAGTACGTTCGGACAGGCCTTCCGAAGCCGTACATTATTGCCGCTGCTTTTGAGGATCAGTTGGTTCCCGAGGTACCGATGGGGCTCTTTGATTTTCGGATCAACGAGCTTATTACCGAATCCCGGAACATCTTGGAGAGGAGTGCGGAAGCCGATGTCTGA
- a CDS encoding transglutaminase-like domain-containing protein, with protein MPYPAPKQAAAGNAAIKRTAAPTSWAADAALSAVLLLLLLEWLYPLHRLSEITEVSSIMPFAITFMLLVAVDTLRLPGWAIWPVKVLWIVGTTAWLHNGHALPSLDWWANFGHELRIDAAEGLEGNLAAWEPATRTLLFMTGWAFFISVLQSFVLERRQVLWFWGMTLFYLVFIQWVFAIDMFPAVLRCTGISLLLQGMLQQGRWIYWRLEAADSSSETYEPAARDAALQGSAAPLAGLLLAAACLTAGWLGTLLHPQEMRELDWSRYIRAFEERFRSEVWDQRHTAGAAQAGRTGYGSDDTRLGQPLQLDESPAFVAVTPRLTYWRGEAKSYYTGQGWIQPDSRMVQYLADPPGWDTATAAEHSYYVPVKQTIRIQDESLTRQLFAGGELIRVVSLQSVQGQPISTDGIWRQLWSDRITLPVRSDPLAEYEIESLIPADRTALALMTDSHTSYPSEIEERFLHLPGTLPERVKQLAASIVAQESSAYAKAVAIERYLREHYAYSLLETRTVQGKEDVVDRFLFEQKTGYCDHFSSAMVVLLRSVGVPARWVKGFTPGEILAVDGEEGSERYTVQVRQKDAHSWAEVYFPSVGWVPFEPTPAYSGSGGEAPSSALAGSGAPSASESGAWGQMAGHLRSAADSLLSMARSLHGSLSTAAGAAGAVIHKLLSTQGISSLWKLSLWIAAAGLAALMLLIPMWTRKARLASASSEWGSTAIHSLRRAALLRFSDRLWRRLQHSHGPAAPSMTLREYAGSRRCQTEAQRVALMQLAEQLETLQYADPDHPDTTVTRRSLVEAWRHLKRSRKSVTTKP; from the coding sequence ATGCCGTATCCGGCACCTAAGCAAGCCGCAGCTGGGAACGCTGCGATCAAGCGGACCGCCGCCCCTACGTCTTGGGCGGCCGATGCTGCGCTCAGCGCAGTACTGCTCCTGCTGCTGCTGGAATGGCTCTATCCGCTGCACCGGCTCTCGGAAATCACCGAGGTGTCCTCGATTATGCCGTTCGCAATTACGTTTATGCTTCTGGTGGCCGTGGATACGCTCCGACTGCCCGGTTGGGCGATCTGGCCGGTCAAGGTGTTGTGGATTGTCGGGACGACGGCTTGGCTGCACAACGGACATGCACTTCCCTCCCTGGACTGGTGGGCGAACTTCGGGCATGAGCTGCGGATTGATGCGGCGGAAGGATTGGAAGGCAATCTGGCCGCTTGGGAACCGGCAACGCGTACTCTGCTGTTTATGACGGGCTGGGCATTCTTCATCTCCGTGCTGCAATCGTTTGTGCTCGAGCGGCGGCAGGTGCTGTGGTTTTGGGGGATGACGCTCTTCTATCTGGTGTTCATTCAATGGGTCTTTGCCATCGATATGTTCCCGGCCGTTCTGCGATGCACGGGGATCAGCCTGCTGCTTCAAGGGATGCTTCAGCAGGGACGGTGGATTTATTGGCGGTTGGAGGCGGCTGACTCTTCTTCCGAAACCTATGAGCCTGCGGCGCGGGATGCTGCGCTGCAAGGCTCTGCCGCTCCGCTGGCCGGATTGCTGCTGGCTGCTGCCTGTCTGACCGCGGGCTGGCTTGGAACACTGCTCCACCCGCAGGAGATGCGGGAGCTCGACTGGTCACGGTACATTCGGGCGTTCGAGGAACGGTTCCGCAGTGAAGTCTGGGACCAAAGGCATACCGCAGGTGCGGCTCAGGCCGGGCGGACAGGCTACGGCTCGGATGATACCCGGCTCGGACAGCCGCTGCAGCTTGATGAAAGCCCTGCCTTTGTGGCTGTGACCCCAAGGCTCACCTACTGGCGGGGAGAGGCGAAGAGCTATTACACCGGGCAAGGGTGGATCCAGCCGGATAGCCGTATGGTGCAGTACTTGGCCGATCCCCCCGGATGGGACACGGCTACGGCTGCTGAGCATTCATACTATGTGCCCGTGAAGCAAACGATCCGGATCCAGGATGAAAGCTTAACCCGGCAGCTGTTTGCCGGTGGCGAGCTTATCCGGGTGGTGTCGCTGCAATCTGTCCAAGGGCAGCCTATTTCCACGGATGGGATCTGGAGACAGCTTTGGTCTGATCGTATCACGCTTCCTGTCAGGTCAGATCCTTTGGCCGAATATGAGATCGAGTCGCTGATCCCGGCGGACCGGACGGCTTTGGCTCTAATGACGGATTCGCACACATCATATCCTTCCGAGATCGAAGAGCGGTTTCTGCATCTGCCGGGTACGCTTCCGGAGCGGGTAAAGCAGCTTGCAGCGAGCATCGTGGCCCAGGAGTCCTCTGCATACGCTAAAGCAGTTGCCATTGAGCGCTATCTGCGCGAACATTACGCTTATAGTCTGTTAGAAACCCGGACGGTGCAAGGAAAGGAAGATGTGGTTGACCGGTTTTTGTTTGAGCAAAAAACCGGGTATTGTGACCATTTTTCAAGCGCCATGGTGGTGCTCCTTCGATCCGTCGGCGTACCTGCCCGCTGGGTCAAGGGATTCACCCCCGGTGAGATTCTTGCGGTTGACGGAGAGGAAGGCAGCGAGCGGTATACGGTACAGGTGCGGCAAAAAGATGCACACTCTTGGGCAGAAGTGTATTTTCCTTCCGTCGGATGGGTACCATTCGAGCCGACACCTGCTTACAGCGGCTCCGGCGGCGAAGCGCCATCCTCCGCTTTAGCTGGCTCAGGCGCTCCTTCGGCAAGCGAAAGCGGGGCTTGGGGGCAAATGGCGGGACATCTGCGTTCTGCAGCGGACTCCCTGTTGTCCATGGCACGCTCGCTTCACGGCAGCTTGTCCACAGCCGCTGGTGCGGCCGGGGCTGTCATCCACAAGCTGCTGTCCACACAAGGGATAAGCTCTCTGTGGAAGTTATCCCTGTGGATCGCCGCGGCGGGGCTGGCAGCTCTTATGCTTCTTATCCCCATGTGGACAAGGAAAGCTCGTTTAGCAAGCGCGTCCTCGGAATGGGGTTCTACCGCGATTCACAGCTTGCGCCGCGCGGCTCTTCTGCGCTTCAGCGACCGGCTGTGGCGCCGTCTGCAGCATTCGCACGGCCCTGCAGCACCGTCCATGACACTGCGCGAGTATGCGGGCTCCCGCCGCTGCCAGACTGAGGCGCAGCGCGTGGCCTTGATGCAGCTGGCGGAGCAGCTCGAAACGCTGCAATACGCCGATCCGGACCACCCGGACACGACAGTGACGCGACGCTCGCTTGTCGAAGCATGGCGTCACCTCAAGCGAAGCCGAAAGTCTGTAACCACGAAGCCCTGA
- the guaA gene encoding glutamine-hydrolyzing GMP synthase has product MDKPNEIIVVLDFGGQYNQLIARRIRDLGVYSELLPFNTPVDKIRELQPKGIVFSGGPASVYGEESPLVDPGVYDLGVPIFGICYGMQMMAHQLQGKVERASKREYGKAEVDFADACGLVHGLEKKQTVWMSHSDLVVETPQGFVVDASTEHAPIAAMSHPDKKMFAVQFHPEVRHSVYGNEMIRNFLFHVCGCEGTWSMETFIEDTIREIREQVGDQKVLCALSGGVDSSVVAMLIHKAIGDQLTCMFIDHGLLRKGEAESVMETFVGKFDMKVVKIDARERFLGKLSGVDDPEQKRKIIGNEFIRVFEEESEQFDDFAFLAQGTLYTDIVESGTATAQTIKSHHNVGGLPEDMKFKLVEPLKALFKDEVRKVGEECGLPEAIVWRQPFPGPGLAIRVLGEVTEDKLEIVRESDAILRDEIAKAGLDREIWQYFTALPNMKSVGVMGDARTYSYTVGIRAVTSIDGMTADWARIPWDVLEKISVRIVNEVDNVNRVVYDITSKPPATIEWE; this is encoded by the coding sequence ATGGATAAACCGAACGAAATTATAGTGGTGCTCGACTTCGGAGGACAGTACAACCAACTGATCGCGCGCCGGATTCGCGACTTGGGCGTGTACAGCGAGCTGCTGCCATTTAACACTCCCGTTGACAAAATTCGAGAATTGCAGCCTAAAGGTATCGTCTTTTCCGGCGGACCCGCCAGTGTGTACGGGGAAGAATCTCCGCTGGTCGATCCTGGCGTTTACGACCTGGGTGTACCGATCTTTGGCATTTGCTACGGCATGCAGATGATGGCTCATCAGCTGCAGGGTAAGGTGGAGCGGGCTTCCAAACGGGAGTATGGCAAGGCGGAGGTCGATTTCGCGGACGCTTGCGGTCTTGTACATGGACTTGAAAAGAAACAGACAGTTTGGATGAGCCACAGTGATCTGGTTGTAGAGACGCCGCAAGGATTCGTAGTGGATGCGAGCACGGAGCATGCGCCAATCGCAGCCATGAGCCACCCGGACAAAAAAATGTTCGCCGTCCAGTTCCACCCCGAAGTACGGCACTCGGTGTACGGTAATGAGATGATTCGTAATTTCCTGTTCCATGTATGCGGCTGTGAGGGCACTTGGAGCATGGAGACGTTCATCGAAGATACGATTCGTGAAATCCGTGAGCAAGTGGGCGACCAGAAGGTGCTTTGCGCGCTGAGCGGCGGGGTGGATTCTTCTGTGGTAGCCATGCTGATCCACAAGGCGATCGGCGATCAACTGACTTGTATGTTTATAGATCATGGCCTGCTGCGCAAAGGCGAAGCGGAGAGCGTAATGGAAACGTTCGTCGGCAAATTCGATATGAAAGTCGTTAAAATCGACGCTCGTGAGAGGTTCCTCGGAAAATTGAGCGGTGTGGACGATCCGGAGCAAAAACGGAAAATCATCGGCAACGAATTTATCCGCGTATTTGAAGAAGAATCAGAGCAGTTCGACGATTTCGCTTTCCTAGCGCAAGGAACGCTTTATACGGATATCGTGGAAAGCGGTACGGCGACGGCGCAAACGATCAAGTCGCACCATAACGTGGGCGGCTTGCCGGAAGATATGAAGTTCAAGCTGGTTGAGCCTTTGAAGGCGTTGTTCAAGGACGAAGTGCGTAAGGTTGGCGAAGAGTGCGGTCTGCCGGAGGCCATCGTATGGCGCCAGCCGTTCCCGGGTCCGGGCCTTGCTATTCGGGTACTCGGCGAAGTGACGGAAGATAAGCTGGAGATTGTGCGTGAATCTGACGCGATTCTCCGCGATGAAATCGCCAAAGCCGGGCTTGACCGGGAAATCTGGCAGTACTTTACCGCACTGCCTAACATGAAGAGCGTAGGTGTCATGGGCGACGCGCGTACCTACTCCTACACCGTAGGCATCCGTGCTGTAACGTCTATCGACGGCATGACGGCGGACTGGGCACGCATTCCTTGGGATGTACTGGAGAAGATCTCCGTCCGCATCGTAAACGAGGTCGACAACGTTAACCGCGTGGTGTACGACATTACATCGAAACCGCCGGCAACGATTGAGTGGGAATAA
- a CDS encoding ABC-F family ATP-binding cassette domain-containing protein, with translation MLLQVTGITKSYGVSTVLSNISLQIEARERIGLVGVNGAGKSTLLQIIAGELSYDSGNIFKAKETKIGYLKQNSGLVSDRSIWNELLNVFAGLLEMETELRRLEERMADPDVLADEKKTEETMRRYAELSDAFRERGGYEIEAKIRGILNGMGFGGMDPATSVQALSGGQKTRLALAKMLLEAPDLLLLDEPTNHLDIQTLTWLEQYLRSYPGAILVVSHDRYFLDALVDAIYEIERTTSRRYTGNYTRYIELKEADYEIQMKQFEKQQDEITKMEEFIQRNIVRASTTKRAQSRRKALDKMDRIDKPLGDLKRASFSFEVETPSGREVLDVRGIAVSYDNQNPLIRNVSFQLRRGDTAALIGPNGIGKSTLLKTLIGQHAPDLGTYDWGTNVKIGYYDQEQTGLNPQQTVLEELWNVYPHLEEARIRTVLGNFLFSGEDVFKKVGSLSGGEKARVALAKLMLQKANVLILDEPTNHLDLYSKEVLESALIDYEGTLLFISHDRYFLNKMAESMLELTPVGVTSYLGNYDDYVEKKLELAEIEQQRKEAEVAKSKAAKAGGSASAGHSDTAEQAPNSSSYEAGKQAKREERSRQRKLEQLEELIARLEGEIGELESELALPEVYNNYVLVQEKNALLEEKRAQLSDSYKQWEELAE, from the coding sequence ATGTTGCTGCAGGTTACAGGGATTACCAAAAGCTACGGGGTCAGTACCGTGCTTTCTAATATATCGCTTCAAATCGAGGCTCGGGAGCGAATCGGGCTGGTCGGGGTGAACGGAGCCGGCAAATCGACGCTGCTCCAGATCATTGCGGGCGAACTTTCTTATGATTCGGGTAACATTTTTAAAGCAAAGGAAACGAAAATCGGCTATTTAAAGCAAAACAGCGGGCTCGTCTCCGACCGTTCGATTTGGAACGAGCTGCTGAACGTTTTTGCCGGTCTGCTTGAAATGGAAACCGAGCTTCGGCGTCTGGAAGAGCGCATGGCCGACCCGGATGTTCTGGCGGATGAGAAAAAGACGGAAGAAACGATGCGCCGCTACGCTGAGCTTTCCGATGCCTTCCGCGAGCGCGGCGGCTATGAAATCGAGGCCAAAATCCGGGGCATCTTAAACGGAATGGGCTTTGGCGGGATGGACCCAGCTACCTCGGTCCAAGCGCTGAGCGGCGGGCAGAAAACAAGGCTGGCACTGGCCAAAATGCTTCTTGAAGCCCCCGACCTCCTGCTGCTCGACGAGCCGACAAACCATTTGGACATTCAGACGCTCACTTGGCTTGAGCAGTACTTGCGTTCATATCCCGGGGCCATTCTGGTGGTGTCACACGACAGGTATTTTCTCGATGCTCTCGTAGACGCGATCTATGAAATCGAGCGAACCACATCCCGCAGGTACACCGGCAACTATACACGGTATATCGAGCTGAAGGAAGCGGACTATGAGATTCAGATGAAGCAGTTCGAGAAGCAGCAGGACGAGATTACCAAAATGGAGGAGTTCATCCAGCGCAACATCGTCCGTGCTTCAACGACCAAGCGGGCACAAAGCCGCCGCAAAGCCCTGGACAAAATGGATCGGATCGATAAGCCTCTCGGAGATTTGAAACGGGCGAGCTTTTCTTTCGAGGTAGAGACTCCATCCGGGCGCGAGGTGCTGGATGTTCGGGGGATTGCCGTTTCATATGACAATCAAAACCCGCTCATCCGCAATGTCTCGTTTCAGCTGCGCCGCGGGGACACAGCCGCTCTGATCGGGCCTAACGGGATTGGCAAATCAACGCTGCTTAAGACGCTCATCGGACAGCATGCGCCCGACCTCGGCACTTATGATTGGGGCACGAATGTCAAGATCGGCTACTATGATCAGGAACAAACCGGACTGAACCCGCAACAGACGGTGCTGGAGGAATTATGGAATGTTTACCCCCATTTGGAGGAGGCCCGTATCCGCACGGTGCTGGGCAATTTCCTGTTTAGCGGCGAGGACGTGTTCAAGAAGGTCGGGTCGCTGAGCGGCGGGGAGAAAGCGCGCGTCGCCTTGGCTAAGCTGATGCTGCAAAAAGCGAACGTGCTGATCCTGGACGAGCCCACCAACCACTTGGATCTTTATAGTAAAGAAGTGCTGGAATCGGCGCTCATCGATTACGAGGGTACCCTGCTGTTTATTTCGCATGACCGCTATTTTCTGAACAAAATGGCGGAGAGCATGCTGGAGCTCACTCCAGTTGGCGTCACCAGCTACCTTGGTAATTACGACGATTACGTGGAAAAGAAGCTGGAGCTGGCTGAGATCGAGCAGCAGCGGAAGGAAGCCGAAGTAGCCAAGAGTAAAGCGGCTAAGGCTGGCGGCTCCGCTTCAGCAGGCCATTCCGACACTGCCGAACAGGCTCCAAATAGCAGCAGCTACGAAGCCGGGAAGCAGGCTAAGCGCGAGGAACGCAGCCGCCAGCGCAAGTTGGAGCAGCTCGAAGAGCTCATCGCCCGCTTGGAAGGCGAAATCGGCGAACTGGAGTCCGAGCTTGCCCTTCCGGAAGTATACAACAACTACGTACTGGTGCAGGAAAAAAACGCGCTTCTGGAAGAAAAGCGCGCTCAGCTCTCGGACAGCTACAAGCAGTGGGAAGAGCTGGCGGAGTAA